TGGAGGTAAACTTTGATTTGTCTTCCTCTTTCATGGTACGAATTAGATTACGAATTCTCTGACGGGATGGTTCATCTCCACAAATAATTCGCATATTGGCAAGAGCTAGGACATCCGAGatcttttttatgatttttttaatgtcaTCCCGACGTGGTTTCAGAGTGACACGTATGTTGACGATACCCTCGGGTGGAATAATTACTTTATTGGGTGTAACTTCAATGGCATCACGTAGTCGAGGCATATCCAAACCGAAGGAATCAATTATTATCACAGCGAAGCCATGTAAAGGACCCTtattgtagattttaaaagttttctctAATGGTCCTGATAAGTCCTTCAAGTCACCCATAGTCAGGAAGGGGGCACCAATGGGACCTCTGAGTATATTTTGTGGAATGAGACTGGCTGTGCCTCCATAGCCATAAAGAGGGACATCCAAATAAGTTTGACTTGCCGGGCTATTTGGAGCACTGAAAGATAAAACCCCAACAGCCGCACCAATAACTGTTGGGCAGAAATTTAAGCTAACCGACCGACATTCCTGAGATTGAAGAGTTATTAGATTTCCCTGATTGTTGACAATTTGAAAGCCTGGACCCGAGACGTCTACTTTAATTATCAGCCTTTTGTCTGATGTGTTCTTGATTTGCATTGATTTGTTGGCATTCTTGCGCAGTCGTATGCTTCCCCAAGACAACTGAAGACATGTCACTTTCAATGGAATCAATTTACCATCACGATGACTGAATTCACTTGAATTGGAACAACGCGATGTACTGCGACCTTTCACCGAACCAGTCGAAGTAGTCTTGGTTACCAGACCATAGCTTGGAAGTGAGAATTTTCCACAGTCTGGAGATGAAACTGTTCCAACGAGATAGCGACGATCTGAGTTTGTGGTATTATCGAGTAGGGGAGAATGTCCTGTGAATGTGGGCGAAGAGACTTGTGATGATAGACAGCTTCTTGGTGATGATATTGGAGAATCGAAGAATGCTGGAGATGGGCTACGTCGCTTTCGAAAAAGCGAAGATGATTTGGATGGATTTGGCGATGACATTTCATCAGGTTCGTTGCGTGTCGATGAGAGAGACATTGGCTGGGATTTTTCTGTGGAGCGTTTCTCTTTTGATACACTTCTTTCTCTTTTCTCTTCATTGCGGGAACCTGATCGACTTCGTTTTTGTTTACGATCTAGATATTGATTGGGTATGTCGAAATTAGAATCGGTCGATGATGGACTTAAATCGCGAGTAGTCTTATGACGACGAATTTTACGAGTTGATTCTTTCTCCAATAATGAGGGATGCTCATCTAAATCACCAAAATCAGCAGCTTCATctgaaatttgaaagaaaaattaataaacataaagtttaattgaaataaattatgtgCAAGAGGAGGGGCTAAGGGAGGCTTCTACCACAATGAAAAAAAGTGTCCGTCATACGAATCAAAATTATGTGTGAGGACAGTAACGCCAATTTTAAGTATGAGTGAGTCTTTGAGTCAACTGACAATCGAAAAAACCAGATCTGGAAAATTGatcaaagataaaaaataaagcaatttttTGGCCAAACGAAGTCAAACATTggcaaaatcagttttttgaaagatttttgtaccaaacgaaaaccccatacctaaaagttttttcgaaatcaATGACTGTCCAACCACGTTTGCATATTATGTGGCGAAAGCATGTTTGCGCAAACAGACAGACGTTTGCACAGACGTATCTGAATAGTGTATCGCCCTTATAACTTCGTGAGTAATACCTAGGGAGACATTTTACCGTATAAGATCCGTATAAGAACATTATCATCGGCGTTCACTTAGACAAAAATCTGACAATACTAAAGCAGATGCCTTTGCACATtcgtattaaatttttgaagcgGCAGAGCTGAGTCCacattcaatataaattgatttcaCATGCAGTATCATTGCGCGTATGAAAAAGCCGTACACAAACCCCTTCTAAGACCTCTATTCTTAAAAATCAGTTCGAAATTGGCATTAAGAATAAACTGGTAGCAACGATAAACAGTATGACGGCATTCGAGAGATGTAAATGattattttgtattcttatTACTTGATTTTCCTTTCTGCTTAAAAGTTTTAACCATCTTGTTCAGGATAAAAAGTatcgaaataaataaataagtggTAGTATGTGTTGTAAAGTCTACGGCATCATCGAGGGAGCTTAGTTACCAGTTTAGGTTtctgaagaaattaaaaaaccgaTACCTTAGAATACCTTTATTGGGTCTTGTAAGAAAATCGAAAGTTTACCTTGAACACGCCCGTCATGACCATTATATATAATTcatgcaaaatgtttttttcttattgctcAACCTAATACGAAAAAACGAATTTGCTAAGCAATTCTTAACTGTATGTGAATTCAAAGTAAAAGAGGTTTGGTTTTAGAATTTTACCATATCCAAAATCATAAATTTGATCAAACCACATTAAATTTTTgcacaaatatttaaaactcaCCAACAGTTATAGTTGGATTGCTTATCTCAATAGGTTGCAATGGGGATCGTTCCAAACTGCTTCTCTCAAACTTTTTCATATCAGAGCTATTTAACAACGAATCCGTAAAACTCATTGTGTCGGAATACTTTGTTGTTTTCATCTCCTGCGGATCgtagttttctttattttcaaaaatagtctCTGCTTTTGTATTATTTGCCAATGCTGTTCTTTCAATAGCTCCACCCAATGAAAGCATTCTAGCGGTGGACTTTTCTTGTACTTGTTCACGATATGGATTCATGCAGCTTCTTGTTTTCTTAGCCATTAGGAGACGATTTACCACCGATCCATCCGAATCTTCAGTTTGCATATCAactaaaaacattatttataaaattgtatTAGCAAATTTTTTCGTGATAATTTAGTAACTTACCCAAAGCTCTTTCAATCGCTGAAACACTCAGCAAATACGAACTATCTGTGGCATTTCCTGAGTCCTTACTCTCATGCTTCTTTGATAGATCTATTGACGTCCTATTCGTTTGATGGCTGCTATAACCTTTATTATCTGGCTTTGGAGTTGTTGACTCATTTATCGAATCCGTTTCAGTTATGGTTGCATCTACCAAAGCCACCGGGGGACGACCTTTAACTGGACTTTTAGCGTGAACGATATTCCAAAGATCTTCAGATTGTTGACCAAAATAGTTGCCAAGTGAAAAATCTGGATCATTCACGCCATTTGACATCATAGAAGTTAACAACGTATCACCGTGAATTTTACTTTGATTCTTAACATGCGAATCACTTAATGCCTTTTCAGGAATAGCAGCAAACTCTTGGGCCCACAACTTTTCATCGTTCATTAACTTTGAATGCATTAGTTCGGCTGGAGCAAAATGTTCCGAGCCAAAACAACTTTCATCAGCACGCATGGCATTGGAGAATGAAAATCCTCCTTGGTCTGTGTCACCAGAATACAGAGATTCCTGGGTGGTTTTGGACATATCTGCTGTACGTGGCAGGCTCATGCTATTATTTCCACCATAGCTTTCACGTAATGAATCACACAAACTACGGACACTTGCTGCAGAGCTACTCGCTAAAATCTCTTCCACCGACAACAAGCTATGGCGATTATTTTTCTGCTTGCCGAGATCTCGAGAAAAAGCTGTGGATCTACCAGTCATTTCAGAGGGCTCAAATGATATTTTGTTAACTGAATTCTTAGATGCTGATGATTTAATATCGGAAGATTCCAAGTGGATTGTTTTGTCAACAGCTAGATCGGTTATATTGATGCTTTTAAGACCACGATATGGAACATAATCGGTGCGATCAAgaactgaaataaaaatattaaaatgttatatGTATTTAGACAATTGAATCGTAAAATAAATGGAACCATGGAAGGTAAATCTTATAATAAGGTGTAAGGGCAGAAACGTTTTGAGTGTGGCTCAAAACGTTGGGCAGGTTGTTTCAAAGACGGAACAAGttacagctgtgttcaaaataatagtagtgcctgcaacaaaataacattttttatatttacggtgcttctatggttaaaaatttaatttctttgatgtcaaagtttgtaacggtcaattactaataaatgtatcgtaattttaaaatgaaaaagaaggtgccaaataatttttcattgatttttggttgttctttcgaatttgacctgttcaaaataatagtagttaaagttattttttaagaatttaagagcggtttataacttagaatatttatttttggtttaaaagtaagtactcatataatttgaataatttttcaacaaaaaacgatttgtttcggttttaatctatttaaagttcgaagagcaaaacactgcagttcggataaaggaaacttatacgaaagctgcttgaagaagggaaaacctacttggaaattcaagtttatattaggatgctcccctacaatggtagccaatgcaataaagtcaacgaaagacccgaaacgcgcggtaaaaaaagaaaaaagaccgccgtagatgacaggcgtattgtcccGACGaggaaagttgagccttctgcatcgttgtttcacatccagaaggctttaagcctggattgcagtgcagtgcacattcggaggcgaatgttagacactaatttgtacgcttgaaacccacgaaaagttccgctcttaacaaagaaatatgttaaaatactaaaattttcgaccctccatgtttaactgttttcgtcgtatactttggaacataatccgtattgggtggacgtcggacgtattgtggagatccagtaccaccaaaAGGGACAAATATGCTGtcatcagtaaacaatatgttacgccattactttgctggccagtttatgtggtcttttacaaactggatacgctttttaacatgtttcgctgaacttttcgtggacttcaagcgtacaaattagtgtctaacattcgcctccgaatgttcactgcactgcaatctaggcttaaagccttctggatgtgaaacaacgatgcagaaggctcaactttcctcgtctggacaatacgcctgtcatctacggcggtcttttttctttttctaccgcgcgtttcgggtctttcgttgactttattgcattggctaccattgtaggggagcatcctaatataaacttgaatttccaagtaggttttcccttcttcaagcagctttcgtataagtttcctttatccgaactgcagtgttttgctcttcgaactttaaatagattaaaaccgaaacaaatcgttttttgttgaaaaattattcaaattatatgagtacttacttttaaaccaaaaataaatattctaagttataaaccgcttttaaattcttaaaaaataactttaactactattattttgaacaggtcaaattcgaaagaacaaccaaaaatcaatgaaaaattatttggcaccttctttttcattttaaaattacgatacatttattagtaattgaccgttacaaactttgacatcaaagaaattaaatttttaaccatagaagcaccgtaaatataacaaatgttattttgttgcaggcactactattattttgaacacaactgtacaTGCTGGTTTTGGAAGGGAAGTATACAATACAAGCAACAAACAGCACCCGAATAATTTTTCTCAACTCAAGTTATTTTTACAGCAGGACCAGAATGATTCAAATCTTACGTATTTCGTATTTGGTTCTAAGAAAAAGGGTTTTGCTTAATCGAATCGAACAAACTGCGTTTAAGTAAGGTTTTGACATCAGCAGTGGATCGTAGATAAAACCTATATGGATatcagaaaaaataatgaaagaaataaagaTTTACAATAAAGGGTTTCCAATTgggatttgaaaattttaaacttgGCCAAGTGACGAGAATATTACTTTTTTCGTGCAAACGTACCAAAATAGTCGATTCCACTGCTATCTCAAGTACATATTGGGGATCGCTTGATCATAAAAATGGCACAATTTACAAAAGGGTATTGACTTATAtgcttataatttgattttgacTTAAGAACTAGAGGCATGAAATGACCGAATTTCTAGGATAAGGCTCTATAAATTTTGGAAGATTACCAATTACAAAGCAAAACCTAAATACAATCGACTTAATTCGCTCAACGAGTTATATCGTTAAATGCTTCTATCACGTATTGGTGTTAAATCTCACGCTCTAGGTGGGCAATCAATAGATACGAGCTCCTCGAAAAAACCTACAAATCTATTACTAcgatattaaaattgtatggggTGATTTTAATGCGAAGCTAAAAAAAAGGCATCTTGGAAGCACAGTCGAAAAGCAACACCACATCCAATATTGGATCGAGGCTGCAGGGAAAAATGTTGTGTTAGCCAGTACGAGATTCCCGCATATCAGAATTGAATCGTCAATTGTGAGAACgaaataagtccactttttttcgaaattgactttttgatgcaaatttcatctttagGCGTAGACACATCtttcaagttgaaaaaaaacaaacaaattattttgggTGTCGAAGTTACAGGggtagaaaaattttataagttcgAAGAACAGAATAAATCCAGGATTACaggctattaattatgtcttaactaagacgttcacgggttttaattgcaaaaaatgTTGAATGGGTTATGAGAGAAGATAATAcagcggagtgctattaaattagagggtggaaattgaagatagaGGCGCAAAagccctcttttttttttcaatatatctcgttaacaaagcataatttttataaattgattttaaaacttgttgtaGAGAACCCAATTTAATATcggaaaaatgttttaaaaaaattgaaaacaaaaattccataccaaaacaggccaaaaaaacatgaaaaaacttttttaacggGATTTTTTTGGCTGAGATAGATATTGCTCTTAATAAATACAGAAGATAAAATTTCCTTCGAAATGCTGggctgaaaaagtttttttcattgaaaactgACCGAAGTATGACCATTCGAACCTATCTTTTTATACCTGTCTACCAGAACCggctacaaacaaaatttttatctcATTCCACTCAAATCCACGTGATCTTCATTTTATCGATAGGTCTTGCAtctcaaaaaagtaaaatatagaCGCTATTCAGTTTTTTGCGTTTTCCCAACACTTTTGCAAAATGGAATTATTCCGTTCTCACAACTGACGATTAAATTCATAAACCTACATGAAAATCTCAGAATCAATATATCGTCAACCAATATGTTCATATAACTATCGACGCTAGGTATTCCTAGATATTGATTCTTGACAGTACTTAGTAGTACCCAATGTACGAATGCAGATATCCGATTATCACAAACACAAGGAAATGCTGTGAGAATATTTGCCAGAAGGACatctatttaagaaaaaagtttaaaaagcggCGCTGCAAATAAGGTCCAAAGCTAACAACGAGTTCTACAAACGAAAAAGAACGGGGGGACATCGGCTTTtcaggagaaaaaaaatattaactcatAGCCTGGGTGGATGCTAGAGATATAATTCTTTATCTGCTGGCCAATGGGAAAATCATCAAGTTGGTTAACAATACTTGGACCGAGAGCCATATTGAAGAGTGaaatcaagtattttttttgtatgaaatctTTTCGCCCGTAATTTCGAAAAGATTTGGCTACTTGGGGTTTATGACTAAACATTCACTTACATTAGGGAAGAAACTGacttatagcgttttcgtttcgtAATTCTTAGAACTATATATTGAAGTTAAGAACTTATTATATGTTACTTGTTATTTACAactacttgttttttgttttatatattgagttagtaaataattttatatcagaaaattatttttcaatattaattattctaatcaaaaactttgttatgaGCTGAACTAATatttcctttaaataaaattccaattgttatttgtttatttataaaactggCTTTCCATTTAATAAATGCAATAGGTTATGGGACCAGCagctattttataaataaatattaaacagattatttaaagaaatattatttttcggtAACGATAAAAAGAAGattcattttcaaagaaaaattaagaagataTAAGATAAAGATATGGATCTAATGAAGAATATTAGATTATTAACTGGTGAACAAGATTGGCCAATATGGAAGCGGAAAATGCGAGATCTTCTTGATTATCACGAAGGGGCAGTTGACGTCATTGATGGCAAATTAGAGAAGCCTGAAGCATTGGCAGCCACTGCTACGGAACCTGAGAAGAAAGAACACAAGGCGAAGTGTGATTTATACAGAAGAGCAAATAGTTACTCAAAGTCTATGATAACTAGCTCTGTAACTGATGCTGTATATCAGAAAATCATGGACAAGGAAACGGCCTACGATGCATGAAATGCATTGAAGAATCAATTTGAAGCGTCTTCCAAAGATCAGCTattcaaaatttgtactgaTCTTTTTAGTTTCAACTGGAAGACAGGCGATGATGTGTCTACACACATTGCTCAGTTGAGAAACTTATGGAATGAGCTTAATAATGGTCTTATTGCTAAAAAGTATAACGCATTACCAGATTTAATGCTAGTGTGCAAGATTTTACACATTTTATCAAGCAAATATGAGTCATTCAAATCAAGTTGGATGCTCTTAACCAAAGAAGAAGAGAAAACTTTTGACGAACTGAcagcacaaatatgtatgttCGAGAGAAATTTTCAGAAGACTACTCAAGAAGACGATTCTCAAGAGGCCCTAATAGCAAGAACTCATAAGAAATATGATGGAAATATTAAGAAGAAGTGGCCCAGAAAAGACGATTTATGTAATTACTGCAAGAAAAAGGGTTATTGGCTGCGGGATTGTAGAAAATGGATATCTGACGGAAGACCAAATAGAAGTAAAGAGCCATATGTCAACCAGATCGATTCGAAGGGTGTGAATGCTTCGCTTGTTTCAGTCTGCAACGAAGTTCTAACATATGAAGAAAACTCAAACGATTGGTGGGTTGACAATGGGGCAACAAAACATGTCACTAATTCTGCAGATTACTTCTACGAGTTTAAAGAATTTGAGACTCCGTGCAGTATTCAAGCAGCTGGAAAGGAAACTTTAAAAGCAGTTGGCAAAGGAAACATACTAATGATGTCCCGAGTCAATAGTGAAGAGATCGAAATTACATTGAGAGATGTATGGTATGTACCTAATGTTtctagaaatttattttcagtacTAGCATCTCAAGACAGAAACCAAAATAGCATATTTAAGTCATTGCCTACAAAATGCTGGCTTGAAGTAAATGGTCAAGTCTTGTTATGTGGCCATCGTAAGACGAATGGGTCATTGTATAAAGCAGATATAAGAACAGTCAAAACTCAAGAAAGATGTGGTCTAAACATTGCAATCACAGAAAGCACAACATTACAACTTTACCACGAGAGATGGGGTCACCAAGACAAACGTCACGTCAAAGCATTACTAGAAAGAGAGTTGGGAATCAATTTAAAACTAGATAATACTATTTGTGAGCCATGTATTTATGGGAAGATGCATCGATTACCTTTTGGAACTCGAAGAAAAGCAACTCAACCAGGCGAGTTAATGTCGACTGATGTTTGTGGACCGTTCAGTGGTTCATTCAAGAACAAGCGTTATTTAGTTGTGTTTAAAGATAGTTTCACAAAATATCGCTATGGTTTTGCAATTGAAAGAAAGTCAGACGTAAAAGATGCCCTGAAAGAAGTGCTAGCACATGCAAAAGGTTTAGGTCATAATATCAAAGAATTATTAAGTGACAATGGTGGTGAGTTCGACAATGCTGAAGTCAAAAACATACTTCGAGATCATGGCATTGTACAAAGACTGACCGCTCCTTATACACCTCAGCAAAATGGTGGAAGTGAACGAGAAAACAGAACTATCATAGAAATGGCAAGAACTTTCAAGTATTCCAACTCAGAAGTTACATTTCCAGAAGCTATTTGGGCAGAATTAGTAAATTCTGCTGTATATATTTTGAACAGAACCGGCAAATCATCAATTCAAGAAAAAAGTCCATACGAGCTCTGGATGGGAAAGAAACCTAGAATAAAACACCTCAGAATCATTGGGTCTACATGTTTTACGCATGTACCTGTACAGAAGAGAAAGAAAATGGATAAGAAAGCTGTGAAGGGATATCTAGTTGGATATGATGGTGATGAACGGTTTCGAATATTCAACAATGAAGATAATAAAGTTATATTATCTAGAGATGTCCAATTTCAAGAAAGACCAAGAATTTGTAAGAATACTGTTAATTTACCCCTACATGATGTTAAAGAAGAAAGATCTGACGATGAACCTCAAAATACATTTATAGATGAAGAACCAACTATGACAGAAAACGAAGAATATAGAACCAACAGTGACAATGATTTTGACATTGAAGAAGATATAGAAAGTGATGAATATAATACCGGCCAAGACACTGATCTAGacaatgaagaagaagaaatccAAAAACCATCAATAGGAAAAGAAAGTCTAAGAAAAAGCACACAATTGAGGAGACCAATGAAGTTCGATGATTTTGTTATGTCAGCGGAAGAATTTGTAAGTAATTTAGAAAGTCCTGAAAATTACCAAGAAGCAATCACCAATAAGAACAAAAATGAGTGGAAAAAGGCAATGCAAAGAGAAATTACATCACTCAAAGAAAACCAGACATGGATACTAACCGAACTACGGAAAGGAACAAAAGCTATACCTTGCAAGTGGGTTTACAATCTGAAGAAAAATCCTGATGGTAGTATCGACAAATATAAAGCCAGGTTAGTAGCAAAAGGTTTTAGCCAGCGTTATGGTATTGACTTCTGTCAAACGTTCAGTCCTGTTGCGAAGTTAGGGACGATACGGTCAATTTTAAGTATTGCTGCAAGTGAAGGCATGCACCTTGCGCAATTTGACGTATCAACAGCCTTTCTATACGGAGAACTTGAAGAAGTCATATTCATGAAGCAACCAGAGGGGTTTTCTGATGGCACAGATAAGGTATGTAAACTAAAAAGAAGTCTTTATGGTCTCAAACAGTCGTCAAGGTGCTGGAATAAACGGTTTGGaaactttattttgaatttggGATTCAAAACGAGTGAAGCTGATCCATGTTTGTTTATTCGTGAAAGAAATGGGAATAAACTTATTCTCGTTTTATATGTTGATGACGGCTTAGTTGCGGCCACAGATAAGAAAGACCTAGATTTATTCATAAAAGAACTTAAACAAGAATTTAAAATCATTTCGAAGGAAGCTGTTTATTTTCTGGGACTAGAAATcgagttgaaaaataaaaacattaaaattaaacagACAGCACATGCTAGAAGAATTCTTGAAAGGTTTAATTTTTCTGAGTGCAAATCGATTTCAACTCCTATGATCAAGAATACTGAAACTTTCAAATCAGGGAAAGAAGAAACAgagaaaaacacatttccaTACAGACAAGCCGTTGGTGGATTAATGTATTTAATGCTTGGAACAAGACCGGATCTTGCATATAGTGTAGGATTTCTTTCAAGAACACTCGAAAATCCATCACCTGAAGATATTACAAGAGTCAAGAGAGTTTTTCGATACATAGCAGGAACATTAGAGTATGGTATAACTTATCGAAATGATGCAGAAAAACGAATACTGGAATGCTACAGTGATGCAGATTTTGGGGGTTGTATGAAGACAGGACGTTCAACTTCTGGAGTCGTTATTAAATATGCTGGTGGAGCTATCTCTTGGCTTAGCCAACGACAAGCAATGGTGGCTACATCAACAACAGAGGCAGAAATAGTAGCGGCAAATGAAGCAGCCAAAGAAGCCATTTGGTTAAAAAGATTATTCAAAGGCATTTTTGAACTCAAGGATGTGCCAGTCATTCAAGTTGATAATTCTGCGGCAGTACGACTTTCTCAAAACCCAGAATTTCACCGAAGGACGAAACGTATTGCCATAAAACATTTCTTCATTAGAGAGAAAGTTATTGAAGGTCAAATTATGGTTCAACAAATTTCAACTGAACATCAACTTGCAGATGTAATGACAAAGCCATTACCAAGCCATCGTCTtaaaacattatacaaacaaatgGGACAAGATGCTTAAATGTAATTTTCAAGTAACAAGGGAAAG
This DNA window, taken from Episyrphus balteatus chromosome 2, idEpiBalt1.1, whole genome shotgun sequence, encodes the following:
- the LOC129912373 gene encoding uncharacterized protein LOC129912373, with amino-acid sequence MDSRNLKHASSSLLNSEKDDTLGLLNMENLRVFGETSRNSSMNRDKINERLKQERAKAMETLQKASQGVFKHPNPKQLSLGNKENESNITRTPVLDRTDYVPYRGLKSINITDLAVDKTIHLESSDIKSSASKNSVNKISFEPSEMTGRSTAFSRDLGKQKNNRHSLLSVEEILASSSAASVRSLCDSLRESYGGNNSMSLPRTADMSKTTQESLYSGDTDQGGFSFSNAMRADESCFGSEHFAPAELMHSKLMNDEKLWAQEFAAIPEKALSDSHVKNQSKIHGDTLLTSMMSNGVNDPDFSLGNYFGQQSEDLWNIVHAKSPVKGRPPVALVDATITETDSINESTTPKPDNKGYSSHQTNRTSIDLSKKHESKDSGNATDSSYLLSVSAIERALVDMQTEDSDGSVVNRLLMAKKTRSCMNPYREQVQEKSTARMLSLGGAIERTALANNTKAETIFENKENYDPQEMKTTKYSDTMSFTDSLLNSSDMKKFERSSLERSPLQPIEISNPTITVDEAADFGDLDEHPSLLEKESTRKIRRHKTTRDLSPSSTDSNFDIPNQYLDRKQKRSRSGSRNEEKRERSVSKEKRSTEKSQPMSLSSTRNEPDEMSSPNPSKSSSLFRKRRSPSPAFFDSPISSPRSCLSSQVSSPTFTGHSPLLDNTTNSDRRYLVGTVSSPDCGKFSLPSYGLVTKTTSTGSVKGRSTSRCSNSSEFSHRDGKLIPLKVTCLQLSWGSIRLRKNANKSMQIKNTSDKRLIIKVDVSGPGFQIVNNQGNLITLQSQECRSVSLNFCPTVIGAAVGVLSFSAPNSPASQTYLDVPLYGYGGTASLIPQNILRGPIGAPFLTMGDLKDLSGPLEKTFKIYNKGPLHGFAVIIIDSFGLDMPRLRDAIEVTPNKVIIPPEGIVNIRVTLKPRRDDIKKIIKKISDVLALANMRIICGDEPSRQRIRNLIRTMKEEDKSKFTSKSLDRVWASFPGEKPVDDLETLKEKSEVALDMISSLRIHEIALTLNHYKLDETADSTLVFPDADETVVFRTFCSTSPTQMLDPVDEEQEQTSESWSVRPNVLQFEPPMRFVVKNDSHKRKLFEISCNYDLFRFKPSNGYVDAGKEMEVEVLSQSEKPGMLPNDEIYIYVYNQNERVSIPVKVNKNYFPWNRR